One Branchiostoma floridae strain S238N-H82 chromosome 1, Bfl_VNyyK, whole genome shotgun sequence genomic region harbors:
- the LOC118414915 gene encoding clathrin heavy chain linker domain-containing protein 1-like, with translation MSSSVPGTPRRVLPPIATGSDRAALDELEKSIQVELARLRASSRGPNELSYTVFKDAFDQLIQHASSYCHLLTAIKAEYEAVIEDLREGQREAFYLEGRLKATAAEPTTVVNYRRRAEELQQKMSVIQRDNARLAAELDRVRAAREAMLKKDEDDKSTQKPRRTDFRPLPGLTLEESTDVKTLSRYHTKLEHQLKELHISRNTKYAPKVRKQELKDTLTKQVNMRHHLADRTVRLKNRCQKLKVAVEVAGVYKENPPESHSLSDLITMALTTQSMGFAFRGVSGQRDTPFSFEDDDPNKEKEAEMLLEYIDKFHELFDEECYQDAAIHAANSPKGILRTPETMAKFKDVGTEALLAYCEALMSSVSALSHLPSPEVCLECVRCALSQHRLDLVTHWIAQNSLLLTEEIANALCEYADQNPLSGPVCLALAQAVFTAIQAHRQAAVCMCRQGKVYNMVEYAHGTGTFHTADWEHVLQTCPSLELARSLTRPYNDQPPALQLGQAVSTLLQTEDYMIGLQLLQETHDRFPSGSPSGSLHHAVFDDSTTTYESWLHIAETAEQHGYEDVGLELLTTIIVKYVLNKVSEETASIQYLYDQQIS, from the exons ATGTCCAGTTCAGTGCCTGGCACACCCAGAAGGGTCCTCCCTCCCATTGCCACTGGCTCAGACAGGGCAGCGCTGGATGAACTGGAAAAGTCCATCCAGGTGGAGCTGGCCAGACTGCGTGCATCATCCAGGGGCCCCAATGAGCTGTCATATACAGTGTTCAAGGATGCATTTGATCAG TTGATCCAGCATGCATCATCGTACTGTCACCTTCTGACAGCCATCAAGGCGGAGTACGAGGCTGTGATTGAGGACCTGCGAGAGGGCCAGAGGGAAGCCTTCTACCTGGAGGGGAGGCTGAAGGCCACTGCTGCAGAACCCACCACAGTCGTCAACTACAGGCGGAGAGCAGAGGAACTGCAACAAAA AATGTCGGTGATCCAGAGGGACAATGCTCGCCTGGCAGCAGAGTTGGACCGTGTAAGGGCAGCAAGAGAAGCCATGCTGAAGAAAGACGAAGATGACAAAAGTACCCAGAAGCCCAGACGGACAGACTTCAGGCCCCTGCCCG GCTTAACATTAGAGGAAAGCACTGATGTGAAGACCCTGAGCAGGTACCATACCAAGCTAGAGCATCAGCTGAAGGAGCTGCACATCAGCAGGAACACCAAGTATGCCCCAAAGGTCAGGAAACAGGAGCTCAAGGACACCCTCACCAAGCAGGTCAACATGAGACATCATTTGGCAGACAGGACTGTCAGGCTGAAGAACAG GTGTCAGAAGCTGAAGGTGGCTGTGGAAGTTGCTGGAGTCTACAAAGAGAACCCCCCTGAGAGCCACAGCCTGAGTGACCTGATCACTATGGCACTCACCACACAGTCCATGGGATTTGCTTTTAGAG GTGTGTCAGGTCAGCGTGACACGCCCTTCTCTTTTGAGGACGATGACCCCAACAAGGAGAAGGAGGCCGAGATGCTGCTGGAGTATATCGATAAGTTCCACGAGCTGTTTGATGAGGAGTGTTATCAGGATGCTGCCATCCATGCTGCGAACAGTCCCAAGGGCATTCTCAGAACACCTGAAACTATGGCCAAGTTTAAAG ATGTGGGGACTGAAGCCTTACTGGCATACTGTGAGGCTCTGATGTCCTCCGTGTCGGCCTTGTCTCACCTGCCCAGCCCAGAGGTGTGTCTGGAGTGTGTCAGGTGTGCGCTGTCTCAGCACAGACTGGACCTGGTCACTCACTGGATAGCACAGAACAG CTTGCTACTGACTGAGGAAATAGCCAATGCCCTGTGCGAGTATGCTGACCAGAACCCCCTGAGCGGCCCGGTGTGCCTGGCCCTTGCACAAGCGGTGTTCACAGCCATACAGGCACACAGGCAGGCAGCTGTCTGTATGTGCCGCCAAGGCAAGGTGTACAACATGGTGGAGTATGCACACGGCACTGGGACTTTCCATACAG CTGACTGGGAACACGTGCTGCAGACGTGCCCGTCCCTGGAGCTGGCCCGGTCCCTGACACGGCCGTACAACGACCAGCCGCCAGCCCTGCAGCTGGGACAGGCAGTCAGCACGCTGCTGCAGACAGAGGACTACATGATCGggctgcagctgctgcaggaGACACACGACAGGTTCCCATCAG GGTCCCCCTCGGGCAGTCTGCACCATGCTGTGTTTGATGACAGCACCACAACGTACGAGAGCTGGTTGCACATTGCTGAGACTGCGGAGCAACATGGCTACGAGGATGTGGGGCTGGAGTTGCTCACGACTATCATTGTCAAATATGTGTTAAACAAGGTCTCTGAGGAGACTGCTTCTATTCAGTACCTGTACGACCAACAGATATCCTAG